One Fusobacterium nucleatum genomic window carries:
- a CDS encoding ISL3 family transposase has protein sequence MISLSLANFIKTILNIQDDNISFPEEDYCQIIQKGNYVIKVFKGFIKSSYCSCPHCNSKNIVKNGSRERNIKFIPFQNYNIELNLSIQRHICKDCKKTFSPSTSIAKDNSNISNNLKYTIAQELQENISLTFIAKKYNLSISSVQRIMDECYSDFKVNKDHLPETMCIDEFKSVKNIDGAMSFVFADYQTKNIIDIVEDRRLNSLTEYFSRFSLEARNNVKYICMDMYSPYISLVKSIFPESEIVLDKFHIVNLVSRAFNQTRISIMNSLKDDSLKRKLKLFWKLLQKYYPDLCQEPYYCPSFKYKLSTKKKVDYLLEKSPELDVNFNIYQDILQAIRHNNFKRFENIVKKNLAKKEKVSKQMLTALKTLKKYMKYIENMFKSNITNGLIEGLNNKIKSIKRTAFGYSNFSNFKKRILIQAGIISISA, from the coding sequence GTGATTTCATTGTCTCTAGCTAATTTTATCAAAACTATCTTAAATATTCAAGATGATAATATTTCTTTTCCAGAAGAAGATTATTGTCAGATTATTCAAAAAGGTAATTATGTAATTAAAGTTTTTAAAGGTTTTATTAAATCTAGTTATTGTTCTTGTCCTCATTGTAATTCTAAAAATATTGTTAAAAATGGTTCTAGGGAACGTAATATTAAATTTATTCCTTTTCAAAATTACAATATTGAACTTAATCTTAGTATACAAAGGCATATCTGCAAAGATTGTAAAAAAACTTTTTCTCCTTCTACTAGTATTGCTAAAGATAATTCTAATATTTCTAATAACCTTAAATACACTATTGCGCAAGAACTTCAAGAAAATATTTCTCTTACTTTTATTGCTAAGAAGTACAATCTTTCTATTTCTTCAGTTCAAAGAATTATGGATGAGTGTTACTCTGATTTTAAGGTTAATAAAGACCATTTACCTGAAACTATGTGTATTGACGAGTTTAAATCAGTTAAAAATATTGATGGCGCTATGTCTTTTGTTTTTGCTGATTATCAAACTAAAAATATTATTGATATTGTTGAAGATAGAAGATTAAATTCCTTGACAGAATATTTTTCAAGATTTTCACTTGAAGCTAGGAATAATGTAAAATATATCTGTATGGATATGTATTCTCCATATATTAGTTTAGTAAAATCTATTTTTCCTGAGTCTGAGATAGTATTAGATAAATTTCATATTGTTAATCTAGTTAGTAGAGCATTTAACCAAACTAGAATATCCATAATGAATTCCCTTAAAGATGATTCATTAAAAAGAAAATTAAAACTATTTTGGAAGTTACTCCAAAAATATTATCCTGACCTTTGTCAAGAACCATATTATTGTCCAAGCTTTAAATACAAACTTAGCACTAAGAAAAAAGTGGACTATCTTCTAGAAAAAAGTCCTGAATTAGATGTTAATTTTAATATATATCAAGATATTCTTCAAGCAATAAGACATAATAATTTTAAAAGATTTGAAAATATTGTAAAGAAAAATCTAGCCAAAAAGGAGAAAGTATCTAAACAAATGCTTACAGCTTTAAAGACTTTAAAAAAATATATGAAATATATTGAAAATATGTTTAAATCAAACATTACAAATGGGTTGATAGAAGGTTTAAACAATAAAATTAAGTCAATAAAGAGAACAGCATTTGGATATTCAAATTTTAGTAATTTTAAAAAGCGCATATTAATTCAAGCAGGAATTATATCAATTAGTGCTTAA